A part of Dreissena polymorpha isolate Duluth1 chromosome 13, UMN_Dpol_1.0, whole genome shotgun sequence genomic DNA contains:
- the LOC127855763 gene encoding uncharacterized protein LOC127855763 yields MEQRPGVVSGYLYNTPEIEDMPSQLSKMVNVQKTSPIAKKIERAVFTRVTELANRVGEIQPRFRVVEVVPIGSFYEDTKLIYPNEFDFLLVLHPPPGKTLVQKISQNEIALWTMTRWTAGEEQAEESCYAMYEKTDDDIENAVEINPRSLKTEWVEVLKTLVFTSPENSVDVSEPVDHLRVVSLEIKNPNIVINFIFEKSVVSVDISLSFRIKNSSNLHLSQTDASCPGFMEVLKQNDSILLIAFNNSFKVDVADLEVLYIRDKIRQKHRNMLLYLKFINNCLINAIPFGGLCFRMSSHMLKSLVILHDATCTDPDTPSLQNCINDVIVLVQASFCARHTDDVINRKSPHLNIDSVNKKRAADNSDILTDVVAKKQRMFTNPATDFGKSPSMKRRNEQDNLNPSFERGSGKSGGCPTSSYITVGCGVELKPSVQQITQARDGYVSRQPVIDGFPCQTFAEIGFLPDISDSLVNVYMDAFRRGSHLAVDLRRHFHEVLKRCHVGNKEWASPLDLSREICEEVQEVITNLRLPTIFLNE; encoded by the exons ATGGAACAGCGTCCAGGGGTTGTATCCGGTTACCTTTATAACACACCGGAAATCGAAGACATGCCGTCACAGTTGTCCAAGATGGTGAATGTTCAGAAGACGTCGCCGATTGCGAAGAAGATTGAGAGGGCAGTCTTCACGCGGGTGACTGAACTCGCCAATAGAGTTGGGGAGATACAGCCTCG ATTTCGGGTCGTGGAGGTGGTGCCCATTGGAAGTTTTTACGAGGACACCAAACTCATCTACCCAAACGAGTTCGACTTCTTACTTGTCCTGCATCCACCGCCAG gGAAAACCTTGGTGCAAAAAATATCGCAAAATGAAATTGCATTGTGGACAATGACACGATGGACCGCAGGCGAAGAACAAGCTGAAGAATCCTGTTACGCGATGTATGAAAAGACAGATGACGACATAGAGAATGCGGTTGAAATAAATCCGCGATCTTTGAAAACAGAATGGGTTGAAGTACTTAAGACACTTGTATTCACGAGCCCTGAAAACAGTGTGGACGTATCAGAACCGGTCGATCATTTACGTGTCGTCTCTTTAgaaataaaaaatccaaatatcgtaataaattttatatttgaaaaatccGTAGTAAGCGTGGACATTTCTTTGTCTTTTCGCATCAAAAATAGTTCAAATCTACATCTTAGCCAGACAGACGCAAGTTGTCCGGGATTCATGGAGGTTTTGAAACAGAACGACTCAATTCTACTAATTGCTTTCAACAATAGTTTCAAGGTCGACGTGGCCGATCTTGAAGTACTATACATTCGAGATAAAATCAGacaaaaacataggaacatgttGTTATATTTGAAGTTTATCAATAACTGCCTTATTAACGCCATTCCCTTTGGTGGACTATGTTTTAGAATGTCGTCTCACATGCTCAAGTCGCTGGTTATTTTACACGACGCGACGTGTACTGATCCCGATACGCCGTCACTTCAAAACTGTATAAATGATGTCATAGTCTTGGTGCAAGCGTCGTTCTGTGCCCGCCACACCGATGACGTCATTAATAGGAAGTCTCCACATTTAAATATCGACTCTGTCAACAAGAAACGTGCGGCTGATAACTCTGATATCTTAACTGACGTAGTAGCGAAGAAGCAAAGAATGTTTACGAACCCAGCTACAGATTTCGGTAAATCACCATCGATGAAGAGAAGAAATGAACAGGACAATTTGAACCCATCATTTGAACGTGGGTCAGGGAAGTCCGGAGGGTGCCCTACATCGTCTTATATTACTGTTGGCTGTGGCGTAGAACTAAAACCAAGCGTTCAACAAATCACTCAAGCAAGAGACGGATACGTCAGTCGACAGCCCGTTATTGACGGTTTTCCGTGTCAAACTTTTGCAGAAATTGGGTTCTTGCCAGACATTTCAGACAGTCTTGTAAACGTCTACATGGACGCATTTCGACGAGGATCGCATCTAGCTGTCGACTTACGCCGCCATTTTCATGAAGTGCTCAAGAGGTGTCATGTCGGGAACAAGGAGTGGGCGTCACCTTTGGACCTGTCACGTGAAATATGCGAGGAGGTTCAAGAGGTCATTACTAACCTTCGTCTGCCAACTATTTTCTTAAACGAATAA